A single region of the Salmo salar chromosome ssa16, Ssal_v3.1, whole genome shotgun sequence genome encodes:
- the LOC106573993 gene encoding early nodulin-12-like gives MKLAMEKLTPITQLSEKLTPITQLSEKLTPITQLSEKLTPITQLSEKLTPITQPSEKLTPITQPPEKLTPITQPPEKLTPITQPPEKLTPITQPPEKLTPITQPPEKLTPITQPPEKLTPITQPPEKLTPYHSAA, from the coding sequence atgaaaCTGGCCATGGAGAAGTTGACCCCTATCACTCAGCTGTCTGAGAAGTTGACCCCTATCACCCAGCTGTCGGAGAAGTTGACCCCAATCACCCAGCTGTCGGAGAAGTTGACCCCAATCACCCAGCTGTCTGAGAAGTTGACCCCCATCACCCAGCCGTCTGAGAAGTTGACCCCCATCACCCAGCCGCCGGAGAAGTTGACCCCTATCACTCAGCCGCCTGAGAAGTTGACCCCTATCACTCAGCCGCCTGAGAAGTTGACCCCTATCACTCAGCCGCCTGAGAAGTTGACCCCTATCACTCAGCCGCCTGAGAAGTTGACCCCTATCACTCAGCCGCCTGAGAAGTTGACCCCTATCACTCAGCCGCCTGAGAAGTTGACCCCCTATCACTCAGCCGCCTGA